Part of the Triticum urartu cultivar G1812 chromosome 2, Tu2.1, whole genome shotgun sequence genome, aaccaaacacctacaaacccaaagtcaTTGAGCATCACTggagagattgttcctgtgtggatccgacgcttgttacctttgaagactgtgcatcttccaaacggttaggcgtcatggtctagagcatccaagaggaaattgtggatcgccgagtgaccgagtttgtgaaggtttggaagtcacctgaagacttaccacgtgattgggcgaggtcttagtaaccttagctcaaggagaatacagtgaggactgtgtgccctcaggtttaaatacctagccgctccaaccagacgtacgactgtcacagtagttggaactggtctaccaaatcattttCTTCATCGAGCTAAcaggttctatttcctcaaccctaccACTTCCTCATTATTGTGTTGTGTACTTGATCGCAACTGTTTGAAGGctttgactaaagactttctcaattttctcagttcaatttcttcagtcactttgtcttcagcctgcttatcTTGTGTTTACACTTTCTGTACTCtatgcttgttttcatttcatcatgatgactgtgcTTCTGTTCTGTTATGCTTGCATTTGAGTaattattccgctgctagtagttcgtGACTTAGGGATTTCCTCACTGtgaaattcctcagtgacgaatttgtaaaaatcgcctattcacccccctctagtcgacttaacgcacttttagaagccctccgtgattgaatccccctccgacaggacGCCAGAAAAgacccctagatgggatctcatgggtacagaaggttgtgacggtggaaaagtggtttcgtggctcccctggaaggttttggggtatttgagaatatataggcggaagaaataggtcAGTGGAGTCACGAgcggcccacaagggtgggggcacgccctccgtccttgtgggtgcctcatggcttccctgccatgcactccaagtcctttggatgtcttctggtctaagaaaaatcatcacaaaagtttcattccgtttggactctgtttggtattccttttctgtgaaactctaaaacaaggaaaaaacaggaactcgcactgggctataggttaataggttagtcccaaaattaatataaaatagcatattaatgcatataaaacatccaaaacagataatataatagcatggagcactcaaaaattatagatacattggagacgtatcaaacatccccaagcttaattcctactcgtccttgagtaggtaaatgataaaaacaaaatttttgatgtggaatgctacctaacatatttatccatgtaattctctttattgtggcatgaatgttcagatctgtatgattcaaaacaaaagtttaatattgacataaaaacaataatacttcaagcatactaacaaaataattatgtcttctcaaaataacatggccaaagaaagcttatccccacaaaatcatatagtctggctatgctccatcttcatcacacaaaatattcaaatcatgcacaaccccgatgacaagccaagcaattgtttcatacttttgatgttctcaaactttttcaacttttatgcaatacatgagcgtgagccatggatataacactataggtggaatagaaggtggttgtggagaagacaaaaagaaggagatagtctcacatcaaatGGGCATATcaaacgggctatggagatgcccatcaatagatatcaatgtgagtgagtagggattgccgtgcaacagatgcactagagctataagtttatgaaagctcaaaaagaaactaagtgggtgtgcatccaactcgcttgctcacgaagacctagggcattttgaggaagcccatcattggattatacaagccaagttctataatgaaaattcccactagtatatgaaagtgacaacataggagactctctatcatgaagatcatggtgctactttgaagcacaagtgtggtaaaaggatagtagcattgccccttctatcttttctctcattttttatttttttatttgggccttctctcattttttggccttttttatttttcgtccggagtcgcatcccgacttgtgggggaatcatagtctccatcatcctttcctcacatgggacaatgctcgaataatgaagatcatcacacttttatttacttacaactctagaattacaagtcgatacttataacaaaatatgactctatgtgaatgcctccggtggtgtactgggatgtgcaatgaatcaagagtgacatgtatgaaagaattatgaacggtggctttgccacaaatacgatgtcaactacatgatcatgcaatgcaatatgacaatgatggagcgtgtcatataaacggaacggtggaaagttgcatggaaatatatctcggaatggctatggaaatgccacaataggtaggtatggtggctgttttgaggaaggtgtatggtgggtttatggtaccggcgaaagttgcgcggtacaagagaggctagcaatggtggaagggttagggtgcgtataatccatggactcaacattagtcataaagaactcacatacttattgcaaaagtctattagtcatcgaaacaaagtactacgtgcatgctcctagggggatagattggtaggaaaagaccaccgctcatccctgaccgctactcataaggaagacaatcaataaataaatcatgctccgacttcatcacataacggttcaccatacgtgcatgttacGGGACTCACAAagtttaacacaagtatttctcaaattcacaactactcactagcatgactctaatatcaccatcttcatatctcaaaacaatcacaaggaatcaaacttctcatagtattcaatgcactttatatgaaagtttttattatatccctcttggatgcctatcatattaggactaattttataaccaaagaaaattaccatgctgttttaaagactctcaaaataatataagtgaagtgcaagagttcatcaatttctataaaataaaaccaccgccgttctctaaaaagatataagtgaagcactagagcaaatttgcctagctcaaaagatataagtgaagcccatagagtattctaataaatcacgattcatgcgtgtctctctcaaaaggtgtgtacagtaaggatgattgtggcaaactaaaaagcaaagaatcaaatcatacaagacgctccaatcaaaacacatatcatgtagTGAATAAAAAAATAGCCTCAAATAAAGTtgccgatagacgaagacgaaagaggggatgccttctagggcatccccaggcttaggctcttggttgtccttgaatattaccttggggtgccttgggaatccccaagtttaggcttttgccactccttattccatagtccatcaaatccttacccaaaacttgaaaacttcacaacacaaaactcaacagaaaatctcgtaagctccgttagtataagaaaataaatcaccactttttgtactattgtgaactcattctttatttatattggtgtaatatctattgtattccaacttttccatggttcataccccccgatactagccatagatgcatcaaaataagcaaacaacacacgaaaaacaaaatctatcaaaaacagagcagtctgtagtaatctgtaatccccctatacttctgtaactccaaaaatcctgaaaaaatAGGACGACCTAAACAATTTGTTTATTAATGTTGTGTAAAAAATTCAAGAATTTATCGAGTTCCAGCAGTTCAGATCAATTATGTCACTGGgtgcaagatcaaatcaactatcaccataagctatcccaaaggtcttacttggcacaagtactaattaaaacataaaaaccaCATCTCAccagaggctaaataaattatttaaaGCAAAACAGGACCCtaaaagcaaaaacaaaaataaaattgggttgcctcccaacaagcgctattgtttaacgcccctagctaggcataaaaacacgTATAGATCTAAGTGTTCTCCTCTTCAGTATGCAATTCCTTTCTCATCAAATCCTCCAAAACCCGTCTAAGCAATTCTATTATTTCCTTTATCTCCCTCCTAGTGGAATAACTTAAATCATGGAAAGGACTTTGATTGGTAATTTTAACATTCATAAACCCATAGTCGGGATCATCACCGTATATATATCATCATATAAGATACGAAGCTCGTTTTCAAAAGGTTCCTTCATCATTTTATTCAACCAATCTCTATTAAATCCTACATAAATTCCCCTAGTTATCCAATCAAACTCCTCAAAAGTTTCAAGATACAAAGATTAAGAGATCTCTGAATGGGGAACTCTTCTCCTAAGATTTTCACTATAAGATTGATAATCCCTAGATTCCAAACTACGCATAGTTTCTTTATCATGAAGGATATCCATGATTGGAGGGTGTTCAACATCCTTTTTATAGAAAGCGAAAATATCCCTAGCTTCTTATATTATAAAAATCGAATTCACGCATAAGGATAATAGTGGCAATATTTTTAGCTATTGGATGATTAATATTAGGAAGTTCGTAAAACACTTTTTGCAAGGCAGGATGAAGATGCACAAAATTTCTTTCCAATTTCTCAACAAGCATAACAATAGCATCTGCATAACAGTTTGTCTCAAGAAGAATAGATGTTTTATTAATAGGCATGGATCCCGTGCAATCAAAGAATTTTGGATAACACTCTTCCCGATAACATTACCACCCCCACACGAAAGATTTTTGTTTTATAATTGGGCGGATTTTCATCATGATCCGAAGAACAAGATTCTAGTTTTTCCTCAAGATTTTCAACGACAACCTTCCCAGTTTCAGACATGGTGGCAACTGGCAAACGAGCAAACGAGCAAGAGAAGAAGAGGAatggaagaggggcgaagaaaaggcaaatcttttcaaaaaaatcattttagaagagggaagaggaaaacgagaggcgaatggcgaataatgtaatgcaagggatgagagtttatgatgagtacttggtatgtcttggcttggCATAGATCACTCCGGCAACGACACCAGAAATCCTTCCTACCATCttttgagcttgcgttggtttttcccttgaagaggaaagggtgatgcagcaaactagagtaagtatttccctcagcttttgagaaccaaggtatcaatccagtaggagacaacgcaacaagccaccgaatacctgcacaaacaaacaccaacttgcactaaacacgataaaggggttattaaggatggcaattttacccATGGGTACGGGTACCCGCGGATACCATACCCGCATGGATAGGGTATGAACACAATTTTATACCCATGGATAGtacccataccctacccattaAGTCATGGGTAGGGCACGTGTATAGCCTTATATCAGTGGGTATACCCATACCCTACCCGTTTACACTGATCATGTGGACCCATGGAGCTGCAATATATGGACGTATACCCAACTTGGCAACTACTCATCTATTCCCGTAATTGAGCCTCACACCACGTAATCTCCTCATCTCCCCAAATCAAGGAGAATGAAATCCCAGGAGCCGCCCCTCCCCATTAAGCCGTCCATGGCAATACTCATTGAGCGAATCGACCCATCGTCCCGCAGGTGCCTCCCCAAGCATGGAATCGGCGACGTCGCCACCGGCCTCCTGCCTCTAGATTCTCCTCCTCCAGCCCTCCCGAACTTTGTCTATATCTTCACATCGGCGAGTAGGAGCACATCAGGGTCACGGCTTACCGGCTGTGGGTACGGCGGTGTTGTGGTGGTGACGAGCGCGTCGGCAAGAGGGCCAAGCCATGACCAGAATCCCACCATGGTGGTAAGGCTCTCTCTCATGAACTAACTAAATTCCTTGTGGGTGCCTCGTGGCTTCCCTACCATGTACTCCAAGTCAtgtggatgtcttctggtccaagaaaaatcatcgcgaaagtttcatttcgtttggactccgtttggtatttcttttctgcgaaactctaaaataaggaaaaacaaaaactggcaatgggctctaggttaatagtttagtcccaaaattaatataaaatatcatattaatgcatataaaacatccaaaacagataatataatagtatggaacaatcaaaaattatagatatgttggagacatatcaagcggGAAATACGCGTGATCCAAAACAGTGCAAGCAGTGCATGCCTGAGTGTTGTCGCCCAGGCTACAGCAATAGACTGAAGCAAATGCAGCACTGAGTGATTAATGCGGCCGCGTCATTTGAAGCAAAAGCAGAGCTGAGTGACTGATGCGGTCGCGTCCGCTGAAGCAAAAGCCAGCGGAGTGAGTGATTCCCGCCAAAGCGAACAGTGCAGAGGAGCACCGCCGAGTGTCGGCACAAGGCGTCCAAAATTCACAGCATTAGATCCTCTTCCGTGAAAATCATCGTCGTCTGTGCATGGGAATCAGCGTCGCCCGCAACAAGGGCGCTGTTGTGCGCGTGCAACAGTTACAGTGGTGCGGCCTCCTGCGGTGGCGGTCTGGCCCATGCCTCGACCCGAGCACAGCAGGAGCTGTCGGCCCGGGAGTGGCAGCCGCAATGCTGGCCGCCTCGTACGGTGGCGGCAGGGCCCACCTGGCCTGGCCCGTTTCGTCCCAGCTCCCGGCGTTGTAGGTAACACGTTTTACACAGGGTGGCCGCATACAGGCGTGGCGGCAGGGCCCACCGTCTCCTGGCGTGACGGTAGGTGCCACGTGTCGCCTGCCGCGCCTGCCACCACAATCGAGGAGGTTCTTTTGTCAATTTCATTTGGAGAGGGTCTTTTTTGGCAATTCCAATGGGCAGAGGGTCTCTTTCGACAAAAAATCCTGTCCACGCATCTAGTACTTcccaaggcccaaggcccagtcCGTCACCCATGTCCCGCAGCAAACCCTAGCTGCAACCCCCAAGTCCAGCAGGGGTCTCTGCCCCGACGCCGTTCTAAACCCTCCCCTCTCCCACTTCTCCACTCCTCTCCCTCCCCAAGaaaaaccgccgccgccgccgcagcagcagcagcaggcgAGCGAGATGGTAAGATCCGGAAGCTCTTTGGATCTTAATGCCGTTTATAACCAGCAGCTTCTTTTCTGATTGATTCGAGTCCATGGTGTATTCATGTGCATTTTTGGATGGATTTTCAGGTGTTTGTGAAGAACCAGAAGACCAGGGCGTACTCCAAGCGGTTCCAAGTGAAGTTCAAGAGAAGGAGACGTACGTTGAGCCCCATCCCTCGACGATTCTGTACTTGGCTTAGTCGATAGTGTCACTGATGGGCTGCCTTTCGTTTGCGCTTGTTTTGCAGAGGGGAAGACCGATTACAGGGCCAGGCTCAGGCTCACTAACCAAGACAAGAACAAGTACAACACGCCCAAGTACCGGTTTGTTGTGCGATTTGTATCCTTGCGTTGTTCATTGCCACGTTTTGCACTGGTTAATCGTCTATTCATCTCCATTGTGATTATCTATGGCCATAGTTTTTAGTACTAGTAGATGGATATTGTATCTCTTAACAATAGTACCTTAGACCAACAAAGATGTCACTGCCCAAATTGTGTACGCCACCATCGCTGGTGATATCGTGATGGCTGCTGCCTATTCCCATGAGCTTCCTCGGTATGGTCTTGAAGTTGGCCTTACCAACTATGCTGCAGGTAGATTTTTCAACTCAAAATGCATAACTTTTATCTTGATGCATGCGGCCCAATTTATTCAGTTCAACTGATTTAATCCGTCATGTAGCGTACTGCACTGGTCTGCTTTTGGCCCGTCGTGTGCTCAAGTGCCGTGATTTGGATCAGGAATATGAGGGCAATGTTGAGGTATAATTTGCTTTGAAATGCTTATTTTCATACGAACTTTTTCTGATGCTGCGTTTATTAAATACTTGTAATTCTGCTTATGACTCCAGGCCACTGGGGAGGACTTCTCTGTTGAGCCGGCAGATGAGAGGAGGCCTTTCCGTGCGCTCTTGGATGTCGGCCTTATTAGGACTACTACTGGAAACCGTGTGTTTGGTGCCCTTAAGGTATGTCATCTTTTATGATGTGATTGTATAACTGCAAGAAATTATGAATGGTTGGTTGCACTTAGTTTTGCCAGTACACATGTTTTTGACCTGAATGTCTCAGGCATACAATTTGTGTCAGGTTTAGTTCATTTTATTTGGTCAAGTTCCTACCTGATCTACAACATAACTATATGCTATTTTAACTTTGCGGAACGATTATTCTTACGGCCTGATTAATCTATGCCCAGGTATAGGGTGACCCATTATATGTCCATACTAAAATATTACTCCCTCTGTAACTTTTTATAAGACGTTTTTAGAGTCCATGACAGTGTCAAGAAACACCTTATATTAAAGTTACAGAGGTTGTACTGTTTTGTCCTCAGGATATTAACACCTTTTTTTAACTGCCACTTGTTAATACAAAACCCTTTTTGAACACTTCAATACTTggtgcaactctgattgctgcaTAACAGTTGTGTGATTCTGTTTGCTGCTTCAGGGAGCTTTGGATGGTGGTCTTGATATTCCGCACAGTGACAAGAGATTTGCTGGCTTCAAGAAGGATGAGAAGCAGCTGGACGCTGAGATTCACCGCAAATACATCTATGGAGGCCATGTTGCTGACTACATGAAGGTGAGTTGGATCCATTTGCCCTCGTGGTATTATAATGCCATTTTTTCATTCCCTAGTGTTATCCTTGTTGTATACATGAATTGTTTCTGAATGATATCTGGGGCCTGATTCATCCATATAAAGTATCCTAAAGCagtgtactactccctccgtctcataatataagaatgtttttcaAAATGTTTTAGCTtaaaaaacgttcttatattatggggcGGAGGGAGTATGTTGTTATTTCTGAAGCAGCTTACTGAATCTCGTTTTAACTTCTGCCCTACCCTTATTTCAGTCACTGGCTGATGAGGAACCTGAGAAGTACCAATCTCACTTCAGTGAGTACATCAAGAAGGGGATTGAGGCTGATAACATGGAAGCACTGTACAAGAAGGTTCATGCTGCCATTCGTGCTGATCCTACCATGGCAAAGTCAACCAAGGAACCTCCAAAGACGCACAAGAGGTAGATATATCCTGCTGTTTATTAAAGTCAGACAACTGATTTCAGCACTTTGGTTGGATTGCAAGTTAACGTGACTGTTAGCTGCAGGTACAATCCCAAGAAGCTGACCTACGAGCAGAGGAAGGCCAGTCTCGTGGAGCGGCTCAACGCCCTCAACTCATCTGCTGGTGCTGATGTcgatgaggacgacgacgaaTGAGTGTAATCGACCGTAGGCCCCTTTAGTGCTGTCTTCATGCTTCCAAATGTACTTGCTCCATGCATTAAAGAGTAGTATCGCGAGAGAGACATATATGCACATTGTACCTGCCCTTGGTTTTGAGTACCATGCTGGAGTTCTGGATTATCTTACATTACACAAGGTGCTGGCATTTTGATGTTGCTTCAGACTTTGTTGATCTGGATCTCTGTTGGTTGATATTTGCCGTGGATGTGATGTTCTGCTAAATGTTTTCTCTTTTCATTTATATGCGGTTGTTGGCTTGTTTATGTTGAAACATGCCTCGTTTAAACTGTAGATGTCCGTCACTAGTTGACTATTGCCCAGTTTCAGCTGTGGTTGGGATCAGTGGGTGTACCCCCCGGCATTAGTCCAGAGGGCTGATTTTTAGGGCTAAAGACCAAGGAGCAAAAGGATGCAGGCTGCACGGCGTTGACTCACGTCCACAATATGAAAATTAAGCCTAGCATGATCATTAAAGTAAGTTTACTCGACGATTTTTGGGACATGATGCCATGCAAGGTTGAATATTGGGCAGCCATGCATGCTACTCCCTGTACTCCGAGTATGAGATTAGCACTTAACATAGCGAATTAATGAATACCAAAATGATACGGTGAGTTAATTTGATGAATATGTGTACTCCCTCTTTCTCAGTTTACAGGGCGTGCGCGTACCTCTAGATTGtcaatttgaccaacctaatacaaatcatatattacaaaaaatataccaaTATAAACTTCAGATGTTCTATTTTTAAAAGatataatttttgtgttatatagtttatattagggtgataaaattggcaacctacgtatacgcgtaggacttgtaaactgtgacggagggagtagtatgtGGTAGGCATCTTAAATGGGCTTTAAggaaaaaagaggagaagccacgagggctggccgcgcccccccatgggcctagtccgaattggactaggggaggggctgcgccccctctttccttctcctccccttctccttcctttcccctcctagtaggactaggaaaggaggaatcctactcctactaggaggaggattcctcctcccttgGCGCGTCTAGAGAGGCCAGCCGgcctcccctccctcctttatatacgggggcaaggagGCACCCCAAGACACAAGTTAATTGTttcaagccgtgtgcggtgcccctctccaccataatccacctcgatcatatcgtagcagtgcttaggcgaagccctgcgtcggtagcaacatcatcaccgtcatcatgccgtcgtgctgacggaactctcccgcaaagatctgctggatcggagttcgtgggacatcatcgagctgaacgtgtgctgaactcggaggtgccgtccgttcggtatttggatcggtcggatcgtgaagatgtacgactacatcaaccgcgttctcataacgcttccgcttacggtctacgagggtacgtggacgttACTCTccactctcgttgctatgcatcaccatgatcttgcgtgtgcgtaggaaaattttgaaattactatgttctcCA contains:
- the LOC125538369 gene encoding 60S ribosomal protein L5-1, with product MVFVKNQKTRAYSKRFQVKFKRRRQGKTDYRARLRLTNQDKNKYNTPKYRFVVRFTNKDVTAQIVYATIAGDIVMAAAYSHELPRYGLEVGLTNYAAAYCTGLLLARRVLKCRDLDQEYEGNVEATGEDFSVEPADERRPFRALLDVGLIRTTTGNRVFGALKGALDGGLDIPHSDKRFAGFKKDEKQLDAEIHRKYIYGGHVADYMKSLADEEPEKYQSHFSEYIKKGIEADNMEALYKKVHAAIRADPTMAKSTKEPPKTHKRYNPKKLTYEQRKASLVERLNALNSSAGADVDEDDDE